A genomic window from Massilia sp. METH4 includes:
- a CDS encoding 2OG-Fe(II) oxygenase gives MDWQAVGDELDAFGCARIAALLTPGDCALLAGAYDDADLFRSRIVMERHGFGRGEYQYFRYPLPDLVRELRDAMYAPLAAIANRWNTAQGIGERYPARHDEYLARCHAAGQVRPTPLLLRYGAGDYNCLHQDLYGEHVFPLQAAFLLSRPGVDFTGGEFVLTEQRPRMQSRAEVVPLAQGDCVIFPVHHRPVNGTRGVYRVNMRHGVSRLRSGRRHTLGIIFHDAM, from the coding sequence GTGGACTGGCAAGCCGTGGGCGACGAACTCGACGCCTTCGGCTGCGCGCGGATCGCGGCCCTGCTGACGCCCGGCGACTGCGCGCTGCTCGCGGGAGCCTACGACGATGCGGACCTGTTCCGCAGCCGCATCGTGATGGAACGGCACGGCTTCGGCCGGGGCGAATACCAGTACTTCCGCTATCCGCTGCCGGACCTGGTGCGGGAACTGCGCGACGCGATGTACGCGCCGCTCGCGGCGATCGCCAACCGCTGGAACACGGCGCAGGGCATCGGCGAGCGTTATCCGGCGCGGCATGACGAGTACCTGGCGCGCTGCCATGCCGCCGGCCAGGTGCGCCCCACGCCGCTGCTGTTGCGCTACGGCGCGGGCGACTACAACTGCCTGCACCAGGATCTGTACGGCGAGCACGTGTTCCCGCTGCAGGCGGCATTCCTGCTGTCGCGGCCCGGGGTGGACTTCACCGGCGGTGAATTCGTGCTCACGGAACAGCGCCCGCGCATGCAGTCGCGCGCCGAGGTGGTGCCTTTGGCCCAGGGCGATTGCGTGATCTTCCCCGTGCACCACCGGCCCGTGAACGGCACGCGCGGCGTGTACCGCGTCAACATGCGGCACGGCGTGTCGCGGCTGCGCAGCGGGCGGCGCCATACGCTGGGGATCATCTTCCACGACGCGATGTAG
- the rho gene encoding transcription termination factor Rho, with protein MHLSELKALHVSALLEMAISLDIDNAARLRKQELMFAILKKRAKAGEQIFGDGALEVLPDGFGFLRSPDASYMASTDDIYISPSQIRRFNLHTGDSIEGEVRTPKDGERYFALVKVDKVNGESPEASKHRILFENLTPLHPNEPLRLEREMNGAENITGRIVDLIAPIGKGQRGLLVASPKSGKSVMLQHIAHAITANHPDVTLIVLLIDERPEEVTEMQRSVRGEVVASTFDEPATRHVQVAEMVMEKAKRLVEMKKDVVILLDSITRLARAYNTVIPASGKVLTGGVDANALQRPKRFFGAARNIEEGGSLTIIATALIETGSRMDDVIYEEFKGTGNMEVHLERRLAEKRVYPAINLNKSGTRREELLIKPDQLQKIWILRKLLYSMDEIEAMEFILDKMRATKTNTEFFDMMRRGG; from the coding sequence ATGCATCTATCTGAATTAAAGGCCTTGCACGTTTCGGCGTTGCTGGAAATGGCCATCAGTCTGGATATCGACAATGCTGCCCGCCTGCGCAAGCAGGAGCTCATGTTCGCGATCCTGAAGAAGCGCGCCAAGGCCGGCGAGCAGATCTTCGGCGACGGCGCCCTGGAAGTGCTGCCGGACGGCTTCGGCTTCCTGCGCTCGCCGGACGCCAGCTACATGGCGTCGACCGACGACATCTACATTTCGCCGTCGCAGATCCGGCGCTTCAACCTGCATACGGGTGATTCGATCGAAGGGGAAGTGCGCACGCCGAAGGATGGCGAACGCTACTTCGCCCTGGTCAAGGTGGACAAGGTCAACGGCGAATCGCCGGAAGCCTCGAAGCACCGCATCCTGTTTGAGAACCTGACGCCGCTGCACCCGAACGAGCCGCTGCGCCTGGAGCGCGAGATGAACGGCGCCGAGAACATCACCGGCCGCATCGTCGACCTGATCGCGCCGATCGGCAAGGGCCAGCGCGGCCTGCTGGTGGCATCGCCGAAATCGGGTAAATCCGTGATGCTGCAGCATATCGCCCACGCCATCACGGCCAACCACCCGGACGTGACGCTGATCGTGCTGCTGATCGACGAACGTCCGGAAGAAGTGACGGAAATGCAGCGCTCGGTGCGCGGCGAAGTCGTCGCTTCCACCTTCGACGAACCGGCCACCCGCCACGTGCAGGTTGCCGAGATGGTCATGGAAAAGGCCAAGCGCCTCGTCGAGATGAAGAAGGATGTGGTCATCCTGCTGGACTCGATCACCCGCCTGGCCCGCGCCTACAACACCGTGATCCCGGCCTCGGGCAAGGTGCTGACCGGCGGTGTGGACGCCAACGCGCTGCAGCGCCCGAAACGCTTCTTCGGCGCCGCCCGCAATATCGAGGAAGGCGGCTCGCTGACCATCATCGCCACGGCGCTGATCGAAACGGGCTCGCGCATGGACGACGTGATCTACGAGGAATTCAAGGGCACCGGCAACATGGAAGTGCACCTGGAACGCCGCCTGGCCGAGAAGCGCGTGTACCCGGCGATCAACCTGAACAAGTCCGGCACCCGCCGCGAGGAACTGCTGATCAAGCCCGACCAGCTGCAGAAGATCTGGATCCTGCGCAAGCTGCTGTACTCGATGGACGAGATCGAGGCGATGGAGTTCATCCTCGACAAGATGCGCGCCACGAAGACCAATACCGAGTTCTTCGACATGATGCGCCGCGGCGGCTAA
- a CDS encoding PAS domain S-box protein has protein sequence MPSTPARPARRLLLQAALLLCACGPAGALERVTVQLKWHHQFQFAGYYAAQDKGYYRDEGLEVTLQEGRPDTDPVQAVLAGRAQYGVGGSNLLLHRAAGKPVVVLASIFQHSAAALFTRRLPDGKPMHWAGARVMLAPGNDELQAYLLRQGVKPADLKLLPHSQRLDDLLEGKVDAMAGYMTDAPYTLGRTGAAFEVLLPRSAGIDFYGDNLFTTEHELKEYPERARAMREATLRGWRYALAHPEEIVDLIRARYPQGHSREHLMYEARQTARLLEHPLVEPGYSNPVRWQTIANTYITLGMLPRSVPLEGFLYREPEPPQRWPLIAAGTLAALLGAAAVWRARARPRPAPVSAAPVAAPAPVAERALEAASEGVWEWHPQNDEVRLSPIVGELLGYGPDGFAPRDRDAWMQHVHPDDRVQLMRELSRIGLDPVDDALLVHECRMRCRDGSFRWVALRGRVAKRAGTQPVLASGTLGPVNDRVLADRDRLSAVLEAMPGGILVADRGGRVQQVNRAAANCFGYQPGDMAGLSMELLVPEVMRSAPGLPRELFSRPNLPGRVLTARRADGAHFPAMVHLAPIEMAGQGLSVVSVRDMTQRQRTEQALHASSERYRLIVQTATEGIWMLDAGDRTTFVNPTMARMLGYEPDDMMGRPMKDFMDAESVAQLMRQNQRRRPGEAEQGDARFYRKDGSSMWGLVSTTQIHDDNGGYTGTLAMITDITDRRLAEVALRNSSQRMASVFNAVTNGLVVLNGEGVILECNAAAAGMLGPAAASGARLWPGMHEDGRQLAGDEHPVQRALATGRSVRDVVMGVTSASGGICWLSVNAEPMRDELGAATMAVASLTDITERKNSADALRRGEQRLQEIIKMMPIGLFLKGPDGRMLLMNPACEQQFGYTMADLHNGSYAHLHSPAEVAEFARRDRDAFTRGEQIDYEETLFNPVLRQQLTLRTFKKPVFDEQGKPVYLICMSLDITEAKRQEQALRELNEHLEERVVQRTEQLGQAKKIAEEASQAKGQFLANMSHEIRTPMNGVIGMAHLALKTERDPRQRDYLEKIRFAGEHLLGIIDDILDISKIEAGKLEIEEVQFQLAQVVETLTTVVVPKAAAKELHLDIDIGPEVPPVLRGDPLRLGQVLINYANNAIKFSERGRIGVRVRCEAVADAHCLLRFEVSDEGIGMTEQEMGKLFQSFQQADASTTRAYGGTGLGLAICKELAHLMGGEVGVTSAPGAGSTFWFTARLGISGAGGAAPVDTSPPLPAPEPASLKGAHILLVEDNAFNQQIGLEMLEEAGATVQLAGNGAEALARLEEERFDCVLMDVQMPVMDGLEATRRIRADARLTGLRVLAMTATATSDERERCLAVGMDDFIAKPIQPALLVRTIAAWLPERRANRGGHGGAGRDGTGRRPHVALVGDPAVIDLSVLAQVLGYQPEKIRNFAQKFLQSAEAGLAELDEAMAAGDIARIRELGHRLKAAARTVGAIGMGELCERMEQLPPAGPAAERGAGALIGQYRPLLDQIREHIMNHTTIGEH, from the coding sequence TTGCCGTCCACCCCCGCCCGCCCCGCGCGCCGCCTGCTGCTGCAAGCGGCCTTGCTGCTGTGCGCATGCGGCCCGGCCGGTGCGCTGGAGCGCGTGACCGTCCAGCTGAAATGGCACCACCAGTTCCAGTTCGCCGGCTACTACGCCGCGCAGGACAAGGGTTATTACCGCGACGAGGGGCTGGAAGTCACCCTGCAGGAGGGCCGGCCGGACACCGACCCGGTGCAGGCCGTGCTCGCCGGCCGGGCCCAGTATGGCGTGGGCGGCAGCAACCTGCTGCTGCACCGCGCGGCCGGCAAACCCGTCGTGGTGCTGGCCTCGATCTTCCAGCACTCGGCCGCCGCGCTGTTCACCCGCCGGCTCCCGGACGGCAAGCCCATGCATTGGGCCGGCGCGCGCGTGATGCTGGCACCGGGCAACGACGAACTGCAAGCCTACTTGCTGCGCCAGGGCGTCAAGCCGGCCGACCTGAAGCTGCTGCCGCACAGCCAGCGCCTGGACGATCTGCTCGAGGGCAAGGTCGACGCGATGGCGGGCTACATGACGGATGCCCCCTACACGCTCGGCCGGACCGGCGCGGCCTTCGAAGTCCTGTTGCCGCGCTCGGCCGGCATCGACTTCTACGGCGACAACCTGTTCACCACCGAGCACGAGCTGAAGGAATACCCCGAGCGGGCGCGCGCCATGCGCGAGGCCACGCTGCGGGGCTGGCGCTATGCGCTGGCGCACCCCGAAGAGATCGTGGACCTGATCCGTGCCCGGTACCCGCAAGGGCATTCGCGCGAACACCTCATGTACGAAGCGCGCCAGACCGCCAGGCTGCTGGAGCATCCGCTGGTGGAACCGGGCTACAGCAACCCTGTGCGCTGGCAGACCATCGCCAATACCTACATCACGCTGGGCATGCTGCCGCGCAGCGTACCGCTCGAGGGCTTCCTGTATCGCGAGCCGGAGCCGCCGCAGCGCTGGCCCTTGATCGCCGCCGGCACCCTGGCGGCCCTGTTGGGCGCCGCGGCGGTCTGGCGCGCGCGTGCGCGCCCCCGGCCTGCGCCGGTGTCCGCCGCGCCCGTGGCGGCCCCGGCCCCGGTGGCCGAGCGGGCGCTGGAAGCGGCCAGCGAGGGCGTGTGGGAATGGCATCCGCAAAACGACGAGGTGCGCCTCTCGCCGATCGTCGGTGAACTGCTGGGCTATGGCCCGGACGGTTTCGCGCCGCGCGACCGCGACGCGTGGATGCAGCACGTGCATCCGGACGACCGCGTGCAATTGATGCGCGAGCTGTCGCGCATCGGCCTCGATCCCGTCGACGACGCGCTGCTCGTGCACGAATGCCGCATGCGCTGCCGCGACGGCAGCTTCCGCTGGGTGGCGCTGCGCGGCCGCGTGGCCAAGCGGGCCGGCACCCAGCCGGTGCTGGCCAGCGGCACGCTGGGGCCGGTGAACGACCGGGTGCTGGCCGACCGCGACCGGCTCTCCGCCGTGCTGGAAGCGATGCCCGGCGGGATCCTGGTGGCCGACCGCGGCGGCCGGGTGCAGCAGGTGAACCGCGCCGCCGCCAACTGCTTCGGCTACCAGCCGGGCGACATGGCTGGCCTGTCGATGGAATTGCTGGTGCCGGAAGTGATGCGCAGCGCGCCCGGCCTGCCGCGCGAACTGTTCTCGCGCCCCAACCTGCCGGGCCGCGTGCTGACGGCGCGGCGCGCCGACGGCGCCCATTTCCCGGCCATGGTGCACCTGGCGCCGATAGAGATGGCGGGCCAGGGCCTGTCGGTGGTGTCGGTGCGCGACATGACGCAGCGCCAGCGCACCGAGCAGGCCCTGCACGCCAGCTCCGAGCGCTACCGGCTGATCGTGCAGACGGCCACCGAGGGCATCTGGATGCTCGACGCGGGCGACCGCACCACGTTCGTCAACCCCACGATGGCGCGCATGCTGGGCTATGAACCCGACGACATGATGGGCCGCCCGATGAAGGACTTCATGGACGCCGAAAGCGTGGCCCAGCTGATGCGCCAGAACCAGCGGCGCCGGCCCGGCGAGGCCGAGCAGGGCGACGCGCGCTTCTACCGCAAGGATGGCTCGTCGATGTGGGGCCTGGTGTCGACTACGCAGATCCACGACGACAACGGCGGCTACACCGGCACGCTGGCGATGATCACCGACATCACGGACCGCCGCCTGGCCGAGGTGGCCCTGCGCAATTCCAGCCAGCGCATGGCATCCGTGTTCAACGCCGTGACGAACGGCCTGGTGGTGCTGAACGGCGAAGGCGTGATCCTCGAATGCAATGCGGCGGCGGCCGGCATGCTGGGCCCGGCCGCGGCCAGCGGCGCGCGGCTGTGGCCCGGCATGCACGAGGACGGCCGGCAGCTGGCCGGCGACGAGCATCCGGTACAGCGCGCGCTGGCCACCGGCCGCTCGGTACGCGACGTGGTGATGGGCGTGACGAGCGCCAGCGGCGGCATCTGCTGGCTGTCGGTGAACGCCGAGCCGATGCGCGACGAGCTGGGCGCCGCGACCATGGCCGTGGCCAGCCTTACCGACATCACCGAGCGCAAGAACAGCGCGGACGCGCTGCGGCGCGGCGAGCAGCGCCTGCAGGAAATCATCAAGATGATGCCGATCGGCCTGTTCCTGAAAGGGCCGGACGGCCGCATGCTGCTGATGAATCCCGCCTGCGAGCAGCAGTTCGGCTACACGATGGCGGACCTGCACAATGGCAGCTACGCGCACCTGCACTCGCCTGCCGAGGTGGCCGAGTTTGCGCGGCGCGACCGTGACGCGTTCACGCGCGGCGAGCAGATCGACTACGAGGAAACGCTGTTCAACCCCGTGCTGCGCCAGCAGCTCACGCTGCGCACGTTCAAGAAGCCGGTCTTCGACGAACAGGGCAAGCCGGTGTACCTGATCTGCATGTCGCTCGACATCACCGAGGCGAAGCGCCAGGAACAGGCGCTGCGCGAACTGAACGAGCACCTGGAAGAACGGGTGGTGCAGCGCACCGAGCAGCTCGGCCAGGCGAAGAAGATCGCCGAGGAAGCCAGCCAGGCCAAGGGCCAGTTCCTGGCCAATATGAGCCACGAGATCCGCACGCCGATGAACGGCGTGATCGGCATGGCGCACCTGGCGCTCAAGACCGAGCGCGATCCGCGCCAGCGCGATTACCTGGAAAAGATCCGCTTCGCCGGCGAGCACCTGCTGGGCATCATCGACGATATCCTCGATATCTCGAAGATCGAGGCGGGCAAGCTGGAGATCGAAGAGGTCCAATTCCAGCTGGCCCAGGTGGTGGAGACCCTGACGACGGTGGTGGTGCCGAAGGCGGCCGCGAAGGAACTGCACCTGGACATCGACATCGGGCCGGAAGTGCCACCGGTGCTGCGCGGCGATCCGCTGCGGCTGGGGCAGGTGTTGATCAACTATGCGAACAACGCCATCAAGTTCAGCGAACGGGGTCGAATCGGCGTGCGCGTCCGCTGCGAGGCGGTCGCCGATGCGCACTGCCTGCTGCGCTTCGAGGTCAGCGACGAGGGCATCGGCATGACGGAACAGGAAATGGGCAAGCTGTTCCAGTCGTTCCAGCAGGCTGACGCCTCCACCACGCGCGCCTACGGCGGGACCGGGCTGGGACTTGCCATCTGCAAGGAGCTGGCACACCTGATGGGCGGCGAAGTCGGCGTCACCAGCGCGCCGGGGGCCGGCAGCACGTTCTGGTTCACGGCCCGGCTGGGCATTTCCGGCGCCGGGGGCGCGGCGCCGGTGGACACGTCGCCGCCGCTGCCGGCCCCGGAGCCGGCATCCCTCAAGGGTGCCCATATCCTGCTGGTGGAGGACAATGCGTTCAACCAGCAGATCGGCCTGGAGATGCTGGAAGAGGCGGGTGCCACGGTGCAGCTGGCCGGCAATGGCGCCGAAGCGCTGGCGCGGCTGGAGGAGGAGCGCTTCGATTGCGTGCTGATGGACGTGCAGATGCCGGTGATGGACGGGCTGGAGGCAACGCGCCGCATCCGCGCCGACGCGCGCCTGACCGGCCTGCGCGTGCTGGCGATGACGGCCACGGCGACCAGCGACGAGCGGGAACGCTGCCTGGCGGTGGGCATGGATGACTTCATCGCCAAGCCGATCCAGCCGGCCTTGCTCGTGCGCACCATCGCCGCCTGGTTGCCCGAGCGCCGCGCCAATCGCGGCGGCCACGGCGGCGCGGGACGCGACGGCACTGGGCGGCGGCCGCATGTCGCGCTGGTGGGCGACCCGGCCGTGATCGACCTCTCCGTGCTGGCGCAGGTGCTGGGCTACCAGCCGGAAAAGATCCGCAATTTCGCGCAGAAATTCCTGCAATCGGCGGAGGCCGGCCTGGCCGAACTGGACGAAGCCATGGCCGCCGGCGACATCGCGCGCATCCGCGAACTGGGCCACCGCCTGAAGGCGGCCGCCCGCACGGTGGGGGCGATCGGCATGGGCGAACTGTGCGAGCGCATGGAACAATTGCCACCGGCCGGCCCCGCGGCGGAACGCGGTGCCGGCGCACTGATCGGGCAATACCGCCCGCTGCTCGATCAGATCAGGGAACACATCATGAATCACACGACCATCGGCGAGCACTGA
- a CDS encoding response regulator has product MNYALRILLLDDDAFMLDMLSDMIAGLGYANVHAATDARSALKVLPTFKPDLLVCDLSMPEMDGIEFLRAVAERGFAGGVILLSGMDSGILRAAETLAMAQGLTIVGACSKPLSRAALADLLEVAGGSPAGGTR; this is encoded by the coding sequence ATGAACTACGCCTTGCGCATCCTGCTGCTGGACGACGACGCCTTCATGCTGGACATGCTGTCCGACATGATCGCCGGCCTGGGCTACGCCAACGTCCATGCCGCCACGGACGCGCGCAGCGCGCTGAAGGTCTTGCCCACCTTCAAACCGGACCTGCTGGTCTGCGACCTGTCGATGCCGGAAATGGATGGCATCGAGTTCCTGCGCGCCGTGGCCGAGCGGGGTTTTGCCGGCGGCGTGATCCTGCTTTCCGGCATGGACAGCGGCATCCTGCGCGCCGCGGAAACACTGGCGATGGCGCAGGGCCTGACCATCGTGGGCGCGTGCAGCAAGCCGCTGTCCCGCGCCGCGCTGGCCGACCTGCTGGAGGTAGCGGGCGGCAGCCCCGCTGGCGGCACACGGTAA
- the hutC gene encoding histidine utilization repressor: MEARHDAAGTPIFQQIKDFLLAGIAAGHWKEGDVIPSEQALVKQFGVSRMTVNRAVRELTAEAVLTRRQGSGTYVAPQKVQATLLEIKSIADEIRARGHTHRSALQRLEAAAAHELLAKQFELPAGHTLFHSIIVHYENGVPIQVEDRWVNPQVAADYLAQDFTRVTPSEYLLAAAPLQAATYSLEALAAPRDIADMLAMDARQPCLVLRRRTRSGGKVASLVTMWHPGHRYQFAGSVATGAHA, translated from the coding sequence TTGGAAGCACGGCACGACGCAGCGGGTACGCCCATCTTCCAGCAGATCAAGGATTTCCTGTTGGCGGGCATCGCCGCCGGGCACTGGAAGGAAGGCGACGTGATCCCGTCGGAACAGGCGCTCGTCAAGCAGTTCGGCGTGTCGCGCATGACCGTCAACCGCGCCGTGCGCGAACTGACCGCCGAGGCGGTGCTGACGCGCCGCCAGGGTTCCGGCACCTATGTGGCCCCGCAGAAGGTGCAGGCCACGCTGCTGGAGATCAAGAGCATCGCCGACGAGATCCGGGCGCGCGGCCACACGCACCGCAGCGCGCTGCAGCGGCTCGAGGCGGCAGCTGCCCACGAACTGCTGGCCAAGCAATTCGAATTGCCCGCTGGTCACACCCTGTTCCACTCGATCATCGTTCATTACGAAAACGGCGTGCCGATCCAGGTGGAAGACCGCTGGGTCAACCCGCAAGTGGCCGCCGACTACCTGGCACAGGACTTCACGCGCGTGACGCCCAGTGAATACCTGCTGGCCGCCGCGCCGCTGCAGGCCGCCACCTACAGCCTCGAAGCGCTGGCGGCGCCGCGCGACATCGCCGACATGCTGGCCATGGATGCGCGCCAGCCCTGCCTGGTGCTGCGCCGGCGCACGCGTTCGGGCGGCAAGGTGGCCTCGCTCGTCACCATGTGGCACCCGGGCCACCGCTACCAGTTCGCCGGCAGCGTTGCGACCGGTGCACACGCCTGA
- the ada gene encoding bifunctional DNA-binding transcriptional regulator/O6-methylguanine-DNA methyltransferase Ada: MNEPTFHPYDSDEARWAAVQRRDRAADGQFYYSVRTTGVYCRPSCGARPALRANVAFHASTADAEQAGFRPCRRCKPDQPPLAERHAALVAEACRLIDAAEGEPDLATLAAASGVSPFHLHRIFKAQTGITPKAYAAARRKERMHEGLAREPSVTEAIYAAGYNSSGRFYATSNAALGMTPTAFRRGGSGATIRFAIAQCSLGAILVASTDVGICAILMGDDPEVLARDLQDRFPNAELVGAEAAYEAVVAQVIGLVEAPETGLDLPLDVRGTAFQQRVWQALRAIPAGRTVSYTELAALVGVPKSVRAVAGACAANAIAVAIPCHRVVRNDGSISGYRWGVERKQALLEREGAK, from the coding sequence ATGAATGAACCCACCTTCCACCCCTATGACAGCGACGAGGCGCGCTGGGCCGCCGTGCAGCGGCGCGACCGGGCCGCCGACGGGCAGTTCTATTACTCGGTGCGCACCACGGGCGTGTATTGCCGGCCCTCGTGCGGCGCCCGGCCGGCGCTGCGCGCCAATGTCGCCTTCCACGCCAGCACGGCCGATGCCGAGCAGGCGGGCTTTCGCCCCTGCCGGCGCTGCAAGCCCGACCAGCCGCCGCTGGCCGAGCGCCATGCGGCGCTCGTGGCCGAGGCTTGCCGCCTGATCGACGCAGCCGAGGGGGAACCCGACCTGGCCACGCTGGCCGCGGCCAGCGGCGTCAGCCCCTTCCACCTGCATCGCATCTTCAAGGCGCAGACGGGCATCACGCCCAAGGCCTATGCCGCCGCGCGCCGCAAGGAGCGCATGCACGAAGGCCTGGCCAGGGAACCTTCGGTGACGGAGGCGATCTACGCCGCCGGCTACAACTCGAGCGGCCGCTTCTACGCCACCTCCAACGCGGCGCTGGGCATGACGCCGACCGCCTTCCGCCGCGGCGGCAGCGGCGCCACGATCCGCTTCGCCATCGCCCAATGCTCGCTGGGCGCCATCCTCGTGGCCAGCACCGATGTGGGCATTTGCGCGATCCTGATGGGCGACGATCCCGAAGTCCTGGCGCGCGACCTGCAGGACCGCTTCCCGAACGCCGAACTGGTGGGCGCGGAAGCCGCATACGAGGCGGTGGTGGCGCAGGTGATCGGCCTGGTCGAGGCGCCGGAGACGGGACTCGACCTGCCGCTGGACGTGCGCGGCACGGCCTTCCAGCAACGGGTGTGGCAGGCGCTGCGCGCCATTCCCGCGGGGCGCACGGTCAGCTACACGGAACTGGCGGCGCTGGTCGGTGTTCCGAAGAGCGTGCGCGCGGTTGCCGGCGCCTGCGCGGCCAACGCGATCGCCGTGGCGATTCCCTGCCACCGCGTGGTGCGCAACGACGGTTCGATCTCCGGCTACCGCTGGGGCGTGGAGCGCAAGCAGGCCTTGCTGGAGCGGGAGGGCGCGAAGTGA
- a CDS encoding type B 50S ribosomal protein L31, whose product MKADIHPDYREVLFHDLSCDFKFVTRSTIQTREKATHEGVEYPLVKIEVSSESHPFFTGQHKIVDTAGRVEKFRQKFGKVGSKTAVSQG is encoded by the coding sequence ATGAAAGCCGATATCCATCCCGATTACCGTGAAGTCCTGTTCCACGACCTGTCCTGCGACTTCAAGTTCGTGACCCGCTCCACGATCCAGACCCGCGAAAAAGCGACCCACGAAGGCGTGGAGTACCCGCTGGTGAAGATCGAAGTCTCGTCGGAATCGCACCCGTTCTTCACGGGCCAGCACAAGATCGTCGACACCGCCGGTCGCGTGGAAAAGTTCCGCCAGAAGTTCGGCAAGGTCGGTTCCAAGACCGCCGTCTCGCAAGGCTGA
- the trxA gene encoding thioredoxin TrxA — MSENIKHITDASFEADVLKSDRPVLVDFWAEWCGPCKSIAPILEEVAKEYDGKLTIAKLDVDSNQTVPGKFGIRGIPTLILFKNGVPAAQKVGAMAKGQLTSFIDSNI; from the coding sequence ATGAGCGAAAACATCAAACACATTACCGACGCGTCGTTCGAAGCCGACGTGCTCAAATCCGACCGTCCCGTGCTCGTGGACTTCTGGGCCGAGTGGTGCGGTCCGTGCAAGAGCATCGCCCCGATCCTGGAAGAAGTCGCCAAGGAATATGACGGCAAGCTGACGATCGCCAAGCTGGACGTGGATTCGAACCAGACGGTGCCGGGCAAGTTCGGCATCCGCGGCATTCCCACGCTGATCCTGTTCAAGAACGGCGTGCCGGCGGCGCAAAAGGTTGGCGCGATGGCAAAAGGCCAACTGACCTCTTTCATCGACAGCAATATTTGA